In Nocardioides sp., the following proteins share a genomic window:
- a CDS encoding inositol monophosphatase family protein: MNPADPGELLALARDVAQQAAVFVAEQRTRPVEVADTKSSPIDIVTAVDTATEAMIRRLLLTARPGDGFLGEEGGVESGESGVTWIVDPIDGTVNYLYDLPQYAVSIAAHQGEQVVAGVVVNAATGQTYEATLGGGARCDGRDLAVSEVGPLSMRLIATGFGYSQDLRQVQASAIARLLPLVRDIRRLGSCALDLCLLAKGVFDGYFEEGVHDWDHAAAGLVVREAGGRTLLTTGRGGQDLLIAGPANGFDDLVDALVEAGALPAHAVATE, from the coding sequence GTGAACCCCGCCGATCCCGGCGAACTGCTCGCCTTGGCGAGGGACGTGGCACAACAGGCCGCGGTCTTCGTCGCCGAGCAGCGTACGCGTCCGGTCGAGGTCGCCGACACCAAGTCTTCGCCGATCGACATCGTCACGGCCGTCGACACCGCGACCGAAGCGATGATCCGGCGCCTGCTGCTCACGGCACGTCCAGGCGATGGCTTCTTGGGCGAGGAGGGTGGTGTCGAGTCCGGGGAGTCCGGCGTGACCTGGATCGTCGACCCGATCGACGGCACCGTGAACTATCTCTACGACCTCCCGCAGTACGCCGTCTCGATCGCCGCCCACCAGGGCGAACAGGTCGTTGCAGGGGTCGTCGTCAACGCCGCGACAGGGCAGACGTACGAGGCAACGCTCGGCGGTGGCGCCCGCTGCGATGGGCGTGACTTGGCGGTCAGCGAGGTGGGCCCGCTGTCGATGCGCCTGATCGCGACCGGCTTCGGCTACAGCCAGGACCTGCGTCAGGTGCAGGCGTCGGCGATCGCTCGTCTCCTGCCGCTCGTACGCGACATCCGCCGACTCGGGTCGTGTGCGTTGGATCTGTGTCTGCTCGCCAAGGGCGTCTTCGACGGCTACTTCGAGGAAGGTGTGCACGACTGGGACCACGCGGCGGCCGGACTCGTGGTGCGTGAAGCCGGCGGCAGGACCCTGCTCACCACGGGCCGCGGCGGTCAGGACCTGCTGATCGCCGGCCCCGCGAACGGCTTCGACGACCTCGTCGACGCACTGGTCGAGGCGGGCGCGCTGCCCGCCCACGCCGTGGCGACGGAATAG
- a CDS encoding DUF4193 domain-containing protein, producing MATDYDAPRKTEEEQNEESIEELKARRHDKNSGKVDEDEAEAAESFELPGADLSHEELAVEVKPKQEDEFTCMSCFLVHHRSQLADEKKLICRDCI from the coding sequence ATGGCTACCGATTACGACGCCCCTCGCAAGACCGAGGAAGAGCAGAACGAAGAGAGCATCGAAGAGCTCAAGGCGCGCCGGCATGACAAGAATTCCGGCAAGGTGGACGAGGACGAGGCCGAGGCGGCCGAGTCATTCGAGCTCCCCGGCGCCGACCTCTCCCACGAGGAACTCGCGGTCGAGGTGAAGCCCAAGCAGGAGGACGAGTTCACCTGCATGAGCTGCTTCCTGGTGCACCACCGCAGTCAACTGGCAGACGAGAAGAAGCTCATCTGCCGCGACTGCATCTGA
- a CDS encoding DUF4235 domain-containing protein, giving the protein MAGSSSKIWTIFSMAAALGAAAVAKKGVNTSWRMATGKNPPANPADPDVDVWEAVAWAALSGTLIAIARMMATRKAARYYEKSTGHLPAELKKDSQDKDSAEPATS; this is encoded by the coding sequence ATGGCAGGTTCGAGTTCCAAGATCTGGACCATCTTCTCGATGGCGGCTGCCCTCGGTGCGGCCGCGGTCGCCAAGAAGGGCGTGAACACGTCGTGGCGGATGGCCACCGGCAAGAATCCTCCGGCGAATCCGGCGGACCCGGATGTGGACGTCTGGGAGGCGGTCGCGTGGGCGGCCCTGTCGGGCACCTTGATCGCGATCGCGCGGATGATGGCCACGCGCAAGGCGGCGCGCTATTACGAGAAGTCCACCGGACACCTGCCGGCCGAACTCAAGAAGGACTCCCAGGACAAGGACTCCGCAGAGCCCGCGACGTCCTGA
- a CDS encoding DUF3093 domain-containing protein, which yields MTAVTYDERLSVPLRWWVQGTMLVASLWLAVIVAMPLTAAWVVSAIALALLSALFLAYGAARVRVADGVLSAGQARIEVRFLGEPETLDAHEARLAAGRDADARAYFLLRPYLKRAVRIPLEDPADPTPYWLINTRRPDRLAAAITEAKAPTRP from the coding sequence ATGACGGCCGTGACCTACGACGAGCGGCTCTCCGTCCCCCTGCGGTGGTGGGTCCAGGGCACGATGCTGGTCGCGAGCCTGTGGCTGGCGGTCATCGTGGCCATGCCCCTCACGGCCGCCTGGGTCGTCAGCGCGATCGCCCTGGCCCTGTTGAGCGCGCTGTTCTTGGCGTACGGCGCTGCGCGTGTCCGGGTCGCGGACGGTGTGCTGAGTGCCGGTCAGGCCCGCATCGAGGTCCGCTTCCTCGGCGAGCCCGAAACCTTGGACGCGCACGAGGCTCGGTTGGCAGCCGGACGCGACGCTGATGCGCGGGCGTACTTCCTGCTGCGCCCCTACCTCAAGCGTGCGGTGCGGATCCCGCTGGAGGACCCGGCCGATCCCACGCCCTATTGGTTGATCAATACTCGACGTCCCGACCGCCTGGCAGCCGCGATCACCGAGGCGAAAGCCCCTACTCGCCCCTGA
- the dut gene encoding dUTP diphosphatase, producing the protein MPDSVTAADLQILVRRLDPDLPLPSYAHPGDAGADLVTTIDIDLAPGERALIPTGIAIALPEGYVALIHPRSGLAARHGISIVNTPGTVDAGYRGEIKVLLINHDRTESVQLSRGDRIAQLVIQRFERAAFIAVDDLPDSSRGAGGYGSTGGFESA; encoded by the coding sequence GTGCCTGACAGCGTGACCGCCGCGGATCTGCAGATCCTGGTCCGGCGACTCGATCCAGACCTGCCGTTGCCGTCGTACGCCCATCCCGGTGACGCGGGTGCAGACCTGGTGACGACGATCGATATCGATCTGGCTCCCGGCGAGCGGGCTCTGATTCCGACGGGTATCGCGATTGCTTTGCCGGAGGGCTACGTGGCGCTGATCCATCCGCGTTCGGGCTTGGCGGCGCGACACGGAATCTCGATCGTGAACACGCCGGGAACCGTGGACGCGGGCTATCGGGGCGAGATCAAGGTGCTGCTGATCAACCATGACCGCACGGAGTCGGTGCAGTTGAGTCGTGGTGATCGGATCGCGCAGTTGGTGATCCAACGTTTCGAACGCGCCGCGTTCATCGCCGTGGACGACCTGCCGGACTCGTCGCGAGGTGCGGGCGGATACGGTTCTACGGGCGGGTTCGAGTCGGCGTAG
- a CDS encoding DUF3710 domain-containing protein, whose amino-acid sequence MKFRRKSAPASAEPEAPAVTTADELKGGPHDSADVHLEEGSYADLGSLWILPPEGREVQLRVDENTGAVESIMVIGPDGALELRAFAAPRSGDLWDDVRPEIVADIESRGGESAEQEGPHGTELNVRLQVQLPDGRVGEQRSRMLGINGPRWFLRASFLGAPAMDETAAQDWLAVLDNVIVHRGKEAMPVGEALPVVLPDSARPTS is encoded by the coding sequence GTGAAGTTCCGTCGCAAGTCCGCCCCCGCATCGGCCGAGCCGGAGGCTCCCGCGGTCACCACCGCCGACGAGTTGAAGGGTGGCCCGCACGACAGTGCGGATGTGCACCTGGAGGAGGGGTCGTACGCCGACCTCGGCTCGCTGTGGATCCTGCCGCCCGAGGGGCGCGAGGTGCAGTTGCGTGTCGACGAGAACACCGGGGCCGTGGAGTCGATCATGGTGATCGGACCGGACGGTGCGCTGGAGTTGCGCGCCTTCGCGGCACCCCGATCCGGCGACCTCTGGGACGACGTCCGGCCGGAGATCGTGGCCGACATCGAGAGCCGTGGTGGTGAGTCCGCCGAACAGGAAGGCCCGCACGGGACCGAGTTGAACGTGCGACTCCAGGTCCAACTCCCCGACGGTCGCGTGGGCGAGCAGCGCTCACGGATGCTGGGCATCAACGGTCCGCGTTGGTTCCTGCGCGCGTCGTTCCTCGGTGCGCCCGCCATGGACGAGACCGCGGCGCAGGACTGGCTCGCGGTGCTCGACAACGTGATCGTGCACCGCGGCAAGGAGGCGATGCCGGTCGGCGAGGCGTTGCCGGTCGTCCTTCCCGACTCCGCGCGCCCGACATCCTGA
- a CDS encoding OB-fold nucleic acid binding domain-containing protein, which translates to MDHQDGGNTPVALAQDRVPVQIQGTLRTVTLRPRGGVPALEAELYDGTGAITLVWLGRRRIAGIVPGRAIRVRGRIGVQHRARVIFNPRYELVS; encoded by the coding sequence ATGGACCATCAGGACGGCGGCAACACGCCCGTGGCGCTGGCCCAGGACAGAGTGCCGGTCCAGATCCAGGGCACGCTGCGCACAGTCACGTTGCGCCCGCGAGGTGGCGTGCCCGCACTCGAAGCCGAGTTGTACGACGGGACGGGCGCCATCACGTTGGTCTGGCTCGGCCGTCGACGGATCGCGGGGATCGTGCCCGGGCGCGCCATCCGCGTGCGAGGGCGGATCGGCGTCCAGCACCGCGCGCGGGTGATCTTCAACCCCCGCTACGAGCTCGTCTCGTGA